Proteins encoded together in one Terriglobia bacterium window:
- a CDS encoding PadR family transcriptional regulator, whose protein sequence is MSQDRSDLLRGTLDMLILKTLALEPMHGLGISRRIEQITMGAFQVPAGSLFPALHRLEQEGWILGTWGESENNRRAKYYKLAPAGRRKLDEEQRNWERIALAVTRVLETV, encoded by the coding sequence ATGAGTCAGGACAGGTCTGATCTTCTGCGCGGCACCTTGGATATGTTGATTCTGAAAACTCTGGCCCTTGAACCGATGCACGGGCTGGGCATCTCACGACGCATCGAGCAGATCACCATGGGAGCCTTTCAAGTGCCGGCAGGTTCCCTCTTTCCCGCCCTGCATCGCCTGGAGCAGGAGGGTTGGATTTTGGGTACATGGGGGGAGTCGGAGAACAACCGTCGGGCCAAATACTACAAGCTGGCGCCGGCGGGCCGCAGGAAACTGGATGAGGAGCAGAGGAATTGGGAACGTATTGCCCTGGCAGTCACAAGAGTGCTGGAGACAGTGTAA
- a CDS encoding ATP-binding protein, with translation MLARRLPAILPAMSFDEAIETTKIHSVAGLLSEKDGLIGTRPFRAPSAYVEERRAWILQQMGQLGGIAFIRRF, from the coding sequence ATGCTCGCGCGCCGCCTGCCGGCGATTCTCCCCGCCATGAGCTTCGACGAGGCGATCGAAACCACCAAGATCCACTCCGTGGCCGGGCTGCTCTCCGAAAAGGACGGGCTGATCGGCACCAGGCCCTTCCGCGCGCCCTCAGCATATGTGGAGGAACGGCGTGCCTGGATTCTGCAACAGATGGGGCAGTTGGGCGGCATCGCCTTCATCAGGCGATTCTGA